The window TGCCGACAGTCGCAGTCGTCGGAAGCGGGAAGCCTCCGCCGCCTTGCATGCGATACGCAACCTCGGGCTTAAAGAGCCGGGTCGTGGATGCGGCGGTTTTGCCGGTCTCCATCATTTGGTGCAGCAGCGGCAGATCGTCAAAGATCCAGAACGACCGACCTTGGGTCGCGGCCACGAGATCCTGCTCACGTTTGTGGACCGCCAGATCTGTTATGGGAACTACTGGAAGATTGAACTGCATGGGACGCCATTCTGCGCCGTCGTCGAATGACATATACAAGCCGGTTTCCGTTCCCGCGTAGAGCAACCCCCGTTTGTTGGGATCTTCGCGAATCACTCTGGTAAACGCGCCTCCGGGAATCCCGTTAGTGATCTTTTTCCAGCTTTTGCCGTAGTCGTTGGTCGTGTACAGATAAGGTTTGAAGTCGTCCCACTTGTACATCGTGGCTGCGACATACGCCGTGGCCGGATCATTGGGCGAAGCTTCGATTGAATTGATTTGAATCCATTCAGGCATCAGATTCTTTGGCGGGGTCACATTGTCCCAGTTCTTTCCGCCATCGCGGGTCACATAAACCAAACCATCGTCGGAGCCGGTCCAAATCACCCCTTTCTGCAACGGCGATTCCATCGTCGCAAAGATCGTGCTGTAGTATTCGACACTCGTATTGTCTTTTGTGATTGGCCCGCCCGACGGTCCCTGCTTCGACTTATCGTTCCGGGTGAGATCGGGACTGATTATCTCCCAGCTCTGCCCTTCATTGGTCGATTTGAAAAGCACGTTTCCAGCGGCATAAAGCGTGTTGGCATCGTTGGGCGAAAAAAGAATGGGGAAGTTCCATTGAAAACGGTATTTCAGAACGTCGGCTCCGGCACCCATAGGATTGTTCGGATAAGGCGAGACGTTCCGAAGCGCCCCGGTTTTACGGTCGTAACGCGTCAGCAAGCCGCCGTACGAGCCCGCGAAGACAATTGAAGAATCTTTCGGTGACGGCGCGATCCAGCCTGATTCACCACCGCCGACGCTATACCAGTGCTCCTCGGTAATGCCCCCGTCAGTGGTGCGACTGGCGATGCACACGGTCGAGTTGTCCTGCTGCGCGCCGTAGATGTTGTAAGGGAAATCATTATCGACGGCGACACGGTAGAACTGCGCGGTGGCCTGATCCTGCTCGGTCCAGCTTCGACCACCGTTGAAGGAGACGTTGGCCCCACCATCGTTGGAGTTAATCATTCGGTTGGGATCGTCCGGAGCTATCCACAGATCGTGATTATCTCCATGAGGCACGGAGATCGCCGTGTAAGTCTTGCCGCCGTCATTAGAT of the Gemmatimonadaceae bacterium genome contains:
- a CDS encoding glycosyl hydrolase — translated: MFKTYLTSHRLIMICLLFVSGLSPALIQAQQRQTPTPTPSPTGSESDPLKALQWRSIGPFRGGRVTAVAGVASQPLVYYFGATGGGVWKTTDGGINWEPITDGTVFGTGSVGAIGLSDSDPNTIYVGMGESPVRGNVSHGDGVYKSMDTGKTWQRVGLEDTRQIGRIRVHPRNPDVVYVAALGHLFGPNEQRGIFRSKDGGKNWEKILHRGDKAGAIDLTFDPTNPNILYAGFWEVYRKPWTLESGGPGGGILKSTDGGDTWTEITRSPGLPKGMVGKIGITVSPANPDRVWAIVEAEDGGVFRSDNAGRTWAKVNEERRLRQRAWYYTRIYADPKNADTVYVLNTGFYKSNDGGKTYTAISVPHGDNHDLWIAPDDPNRMINSNDGGANVSFNGGRSWTEQDQATAQFYRVAVDNDFPYNIYGAQQDNSTVCIASRTTDGGITEEHWYSVGGGESGWIAPSPKDSSIVFAGSYGGLLTRYDRKTGALRNVSPYPNNPMGAGADVLKYRFQWNFPILFSPNDANTLYAAGNVLFKSTNEGQSWEIISPDLTRNDKSKQGPSGGPITKDNTSVEYYSTIFATMESPLQKGVIWTGSDDGLVYVTRDGGKNWDNVTPPKNLMPEWIQINSIEASPNDPATAYVAATMYKWDDFKPYLYTTNDYGKSWKKITNGIPGGAFTRVIREDPNKRGLLYAGTETGLYMSFDDGAEWRPMQFNLPVVPITDLAVHKREQDLVAATQGRSFWIFDDLPLLHQMMETGKTAASTTRLFKPEVAYRMQGGGGFPLPTTATVGKNPPNGVVVYYSLKGKPSSDLVLEFLDSSGKSIR